A window of the Rubeoparvulum massiliense genome harbors these coding sequences:
- a CDS encoding GNAT family N-acetyltransferase — MYTGEKIGLRDVREEDVLRAWELVNDPDVKRYLHPGIPFPIPLHEEKEWLHRQSAFNNDGKYNFAIELLESGEYIGGCGVNQVDWKNRYAVVGIFLGKPYWNKGYGTDAMNVLVRFIFEQMNMNKVQLFTYAFNPRAIRSYEKCGFKVEGILRQHIFRDGAYHDEYVMSILHDEYVASKK; from the coding sequence ATGTATACTGGAGAAAAAATTGGATTACGAGATGTACGAGAAGAAGATGTACTTCGTGCATGGGAATTGGTTAATGATCCAGATGTCAAACGCTACCTTCATCCAGGTATTCCCTTCCCGATTCCCCTTCACGAAGAAAAAGAGTGGTTACATCGTCAATCTGCCTTTAATAATGATGGAAAATATAATTTTGCCATAGAATTATTAGAGAGTGGCGAATATATCGGTGGTTGTGGTGTGAATCAAGTGGATTGGAAGAACCGCTACGCCGTAGTAGGAATATTCTTGGGGAAACCCTACTGGAACAAGGGGTATGGTACGGATGCTATGAATGTTCTTGTTCGTTTTATTTTTGAGCAGATGAATATGAATAAGGTGCAGCTCTTCACATATGCCTTTAATCCTCGTGCTATTCGTAGTTACGAGAAGTGTGGATTTAAAGTAGAAGGAATCCTTCGTCAACATATTTTTCGTGATGGTGCGTATCATGATGAATATGTGATGAGTATCCTCCATGATGAATATGTTGCAAGCAAGAAATGA
- a CDS encoding transglycosylase domain-containing protein, producing MVKVEWGRRIRRGVAVILILSILLFCSMSTIGGMLVDYDRLAQYETAMKVAQREGTSHLDHRIYVDMEQMPLYISDAFVAIEDHRYDLHPGVDLVGLGRAIWQDVRQGSLVQGGSTITMQLARNLFLNQDKEFDRKLKEMAIAIYLEQSYTKEELLEMYLNTIYFGHGIYGIETAANFYFDKTVQLNHPTKETISLSEAAMLAALPKAPEHYSPIKDFAKAKQRQQVVLERMEQLGYLTEEEKNAAIHTNINIPLAKGTVMKEPPSLFIAQQEQFRIQPIHSLTN from the coding sequence ATGGTGAAGGTAGAATGGGGGCGAAGGATACGAAGAGGTGTAGCAGTGATTTTGATCCTTTCTATCCTTCTTTTTTGTTCTATGTCCACAATCGGAGGAATGCTGGTTGATTATGATCGATTAGCCCAATACGAGACCGCGATGAAGGTGGCCCAACGGGAGGGTACCTCCCACCTAGATCATCGTATCTATGTAGACATGGAACAGATGCCACTTTACATCAGTGATGCATTCGTTGCCATTGAGGATCATCGCTATGATCTTCATCCTGGTGTAGATCTGGTGGGGCTTGGTCGCGCCATCTGGCAAGACGTCCGTCAGGGCAGTTTGGTTCAGGGAGGTAGCACCATCACCATGCAGCTAGCAAGGAACCTCTTCTTGAATCAGGATAAGGAATTCGATCGCAAATTAAAAGAGATGGCAATTGCCATCTACTTAGAGCAATCCTATACAAAAGAAGAATTATTAGAAATGTATTTGAATACGATTTATTTTGGCCATGGTATTTATGGAATTGAAACAGCCGCTAACTTCTATTTTGACAAGACCGTTCAATTGAATCACCCAACGAAGGAGACGATCTCCTTGAGTGAGGCGGCGATGCTTGCAGCATTACCGAAGGCGCCAGAGCACTATTCGCCAATTAAGGATTTTGCAAAGGCAAAGCAAAGACAGCAAGTTGTTCTAGAACGGATGGAACAGCTTGGGTATCTCACAGAAGAGGAGAAGAATGCAGCTATTCATACCAACATTAATATTCCACTAGCAAAGGGAACGGTGATGAAAGAACCACCATCCTTGTTCATTGCTCAACAGGAGCAGTTTCGTATTCAGCCCATCCATAGCTTGACAAACTAA
- a CDS encoding tRNA 2-thiocytidine biosynthesis TtcA family protein, translating to MDFHLSNQDRQQILTPLKQMIQQYQLIDDGDKIAVGLSGGKDSTSLLYLLTILQQQRFASFQLVPITLDLGFQGLELVPLRQFVEELGHSLEVVSTQIGSIVFETRQEKNPCSLCANMRRGTLYDAAQKAGCNKVALGHHLDDALETFMMNLFFNGKLGTFPPSTFLDRTNITLIRPMIAVEERMIKKLVRTKALPVIENPCPANKHTKREEMKKLVQQLSISYPDLRQQFLHGVQHVDGKSFW from the coding sequence GTGGATTTTCATTTATCGAATCAAGATCGGCAACAAATATTAACACCCTTGAAGCAAATGATTCAACAATATCAGCTCATCGATGATGGCGACAAAATTGCAGTAGGCCTATCTGGTGGTAAGGATAGCACCTCGCTCCTCTACTTACTTACCATCCTCCAGCAACAGCGATTCGCCTCATTCCAGCTCGTACCCATCACCTTAGACCTTGGATTCCAAGGCCTCGAATTAGTACCACTGCGTCAGTTCGTCGAGGAGTTAGGACATTCCTTAGAAGTGGTCTCCACCCAGATTGGCTCCATCGTTTTCGAGACGCGGCAAGAGAAGAATCCCTGTTCACTCTGCGCCAATATGCGTCGAGGTACCCTCTACGATGCTGCCCAAAAGGCTGGTTGTAATAAGGTAGCCCTTGGGCATCATCTCGATGATGCCTTGGAAACATTTATGATGAACCTGTTCTTCAATGGAAAACTGGGTACCTTCCCACCCTCCACCTTTTTGGATCGGACCAATATCACCCTCATTCGTCCCATGATTGCTGTCGAGGAACGCATGATCAAGAAGCTGGTCCGCACGAAAGCATTGCCTGTCATTGAAAATCCCTGCCCTGCAAATAAACATACGAAACGCGAAGAGATGAAGAAGCTCGTGCAGCAATTAAGTATTTCCTACCCCGATCTACGTCAGCAGTTTCTCCATGGTGTTCAGCATGTAGACGGAAAAAGCTTCTGGTGA
- a CDS encoding LysR family transcriptional regulator yields MELRDLRVFRAVAENGSISGAAKELNYVQSNVTARIQSLENKLQTPLFYRQSRGMVLNSEGKRLLIYANKILTMVDEMMETFQDPDHPRGSLHIGSVETVVKLPSILSRYHHQFPQVGLSMVTGVTSHLINEVVEGNLDGAFVIAPVQHPQLKQEIVCEEELVLIANTQSTSIEEVKTEPLLVFGAGCAYRARLRQWLEAEGFSPRQEMEFGTLETILGSVVAGLGITLVPQLTVKHLAEEGAIRCYPIPKQYSKITTLFIYRSGAYMTNALSKFIETIRGQQEMNKIIQKV; encoded by the coding sequence ATGGAATTACGCGATTTACGAGTATTTCGTGCCGTAGCAGAGAATGGGAGCATCAGTGGAGCGGCGAAGGAATTAAATTACGTACAATCCAATGTAACAGCACGTATTCAAAGCTTAGAGAACAAGCTTCAGACGCCTCTCTTCTATCGGCAGAGTCGCGGCATGGTTCTGAACTCTGAGGGCAAGCGTTTACTAATCTATGCGAATAAGATTCTAACCATGGTGGATGAGATGATGGAGACATTTCAGGATCCTGATCATCCGAGAGGCTCCTTGCATATTGGTTCAGTAGAAACAGTGGTGAAGCTACCTTCCATCCTTTCGAGGTATCATCATCAATTTCCCCAGGTGGGACTTTCGATGGTAACCGGTGTAACCAGCCATTTGATCAATGAAGTGGTGGAAGGAAATTTAGATGGCGCGTTTGTCATCGCCCCCGTTCAGCATCCCCAGCTTAAGCAGGAGATTGTCTGTGAGGAGGAACTGGTACTAATTGCCAACACCCAATCCACCTCCATTGAAGAAGTAAAAACAGAACCCCTTCTTGTTTTCGGTGCAGGCTGCGCTTATCGCGCTCGTCTACGGCAATGGCTAGAAGCTGAAGGCTTCTCACCAAGGCAAGAGATGGAATTTGGTACATTAGAAACCATCCTCGGTAGCGTGGTAGCGGGATTAGGGATTACATTGGTGCCCCAGTTAACAGTGAAGCATCTTGCAGAAGAAGGAGCCATTCGCTGTTATCCAATACCGAAGCAGTATAGTAAAATCACCACACTCTTCATCTATCGCAGCGGAGCTTATATGACCAATGCCCTAAGCAAATTTATTGAGACCATTCGGGGACAGCAGGAAATGAACAAAATAATCCAAAAAGTGTAG